A window from Diachasmimorpha longicaudata isolate KC_UGA_2023 chromosome 5, iyDiaLong2, whole genome shotgun sequence encodes these proteins:
- the LOC135163079 gene encoding dynein light chain Tctex-type protein 2B-like, whose amino-acid sequence MSESDDQEVTTTDTKKNPSVVSLEQNNSNVNIEPLDVETDSSQAVYRIRPQLSDKFKPQLVKELIHVVLHDHLATKKYSIEEANKLSRTIADSIRIKVKELHYRQYKYVVNVVLGESRGAGMKMGTRCIWDAEADSYAHGSFKNETIFCVACVYAVFYY is encoded by the exons ATGTCTGAGAGTGATGACCAAGAGGTCACCACCACCGATACAAAGAAAAATCCATCAGTGGTGTCACTGGAACAAAACAACTCCAACGTAAACATTGAGCCACTCGACGTCGAGACAGATTCGTCACAGGCAGTTTATCGAATTCGTCCACAATTATCTGACAA aTTCAAACCTCAGCTGGTGAAGGAATTGATTCACGTGGTACTCCACGATCATTTGGCTACCAAGAAGTACTCTATTGAGGAGGCCAACAAGTTGAGCAGGACAATTGCTGATTCCATTAGAATTAAAGTCAAAG AACTTCATTATCGACAGTACAAATACGTAGTGAATGTCGTTCTGGGGGAATCCCGAGGAGCAGGAATGAAGATGGGGACAAGATGTATATGGGACGCTGAGGCTGACAGCTACGCTCATGGAAGTTTTAAAAACGAAACGATCTTTTGTGTTGCGTGTGTTTACGCTGTATTCTACTACTGA
- the LOC135163071 gene encoding uncharacterized protein LOC135163071 isoform X1 — MEEPGEISPNDLEIIESHKNIIERDSKEVSGKWRIIAIFLHFICAGSGYGCSTLFYIFWEHIFGLNCPIWARLESPIHVRRLREMGSEMVEEEGPEIVTDDWRKKLIIEFKHDFHCNFFFYISLCSCSFGVVWLMLFWRCGKGGYDTRVFTAPWRIVPPALLFHLIFSPIVIGVVHDFLYGYWSFTKNLKTVASSYMNATEISSFENHCEIVSYYLEVYNIKRYDVCYVYTALQVFAWIMAWSWLLILGTLSLRVITAADFRLLITTVYKVPKRSSSEQGTAVEIRETLEPPPTKKRMKKIIFAIPERDRNQSNRSSLAI, encoded by the exons ATGGAGGAACCCGGGGAAATATCCCCGAATGATCTCGAGATTATCGAATCTCATAAAAACATTATTGAGCGAGACTCAAAAGAGGTTTCCGGAAAATGGAGAATAATCGCCATTTTTTTGCACTTCATTTGTGCAGGCTCTGGATACGGTTGTTCAACATTATTCTACATTTTCTGG GAACACATTTTTGGACTGAACTGTCCCATCTGGGCGAGACTGGAGTCCCCGATACATGTCAGACGGCTCAGGGAAATGGGAAGTGAGATGGTTGAGGAAGAGGGCCCCGAAATTGTCACTGACGactggaggaaaaaattgataatcgaGTTTAAACATGACTTCCactgcaattttttcttctatatTAGTTTGTGCTCGTGTTCCTTCGGGGTTGTGTGGCTTATGCTGTTCTGGAGGTGTGGAAAGGGCGGATATGACACGAGAGT TTTTACAGCCCCTTGGAGGATTGTTCCGCCTGCATTACTATTTCATCTAATTTTTTCACCGATTGTCATCGGGGTTGttcacgattttttatatGGCTACTGGAGTTTTACGAAGAATTTGAAGACAGTGGCATCATCATACATGAATGCAACGGAAATATCGAGCTTTGAGAA CCACTGCGAGATAGTCTCATATTACCTAGAGGTTTACAACATCAAAAGATACGATGTTTGCTACGTTTACACAGCTCTTCAG GTATTTGCATGGATAATGGCCTGGAGTTGGCTTTTAATTCTCGGAACTCTCTCCCTGCGCGTGATAACAGCCGCTGACTTTCGCTTGCTCATCACTACTGTATACAAAGTTCCTAAGAGATCGTCAAGTGAGCAGGGGACTGCTGTTGAGATACGCGAGACTCTGGAGCCACCACCCACGAAGAAGAGAATGAAGAAGATAATTTTTGCGATTCCAGAACGAGACCGCAATCAATCGAATCGATCATCTCTCgcaatttga
- the LOC135163071 gene encoding uncharacterized protein LOC135163071 isoform X2 translates to MGSEMVEEEGPEIVTDDWRKKLIIEFKHDFHCNFFFYISLCSCSFGVVWLMLFWRCGKGGYDTRVFTAPWRIVPPALLFHLIFSPIVIGVVHDFLYGYWSFTKNLKTVASSYMNATEISSFENHCEIVSYYLEVYNIKRYDVCYVYTALQVFAWIMAWSWLLILGTLSLRVITAADFRLLITTVYKVPKRSSSEQGTAVEIRETLEPPPTKKRMKKIIFAIPERDRNQSNRSSLAI, encoded by the exons ATGGGAAGTGAGATGGTTGAGGAAGAGGGCCCCGAAATTGTCACTGACGactggaggaaaaaattgataatcgaGTTTAAACATGACTTCCactgcaattttttcttctatatTAGTTTGTGCTCGTGTTCCTTCGGGGTTGTGTGGCTTATGCTGTTCTGGAGGTGTGGAAAGGGCGGATATGACACGAGAGT TTTTACAGCCCCTTGGAGGATTGTTCCGCCTGCATTACTATTTCATCTAATTTTTTCACCGATTGTCATCGGGGTTGttcacgattttttatatGGCTACTGGAGTTTTACGAAGAATTTGAAGACAGTGGCATCATCATACATGAATGCAACGGAAATATCGAGCTTTGAGAA CCACTGCGAGATAGTCTCATATTACCTAGAGGTTTACAACATCAAAAGATACGATGTTTGCTACGTTTACACAGCTCTTCAG GTATTTGCATGGATAATGGCCTGGAGTTGGCTTTTAATTCTCGGAACTCTCTCCCTGCGCGTGATAACAGCCGCTGACTTTCGCTTGCTCATCACTACTGTATACAAAGTTCCTAAGAGATCGTCAAGTGAGCAGGGGACTGCTGTTGAGATACGCGAGACTCTGGAGCCACCACCCACGAAGAAGAGAATGAAGAAGATAATTTTTGCGATTCCAGAACGAGACCGCAATCAATCGAATCGATCATCTCTCgcaatttga
- the LOC135163063 gene encoding uncharacterized protein LOC135163063 gives MMEHSPEDVSSDSEEDHKKRPESEDFDDKVSPDKFILSQSSDTYFYDEEERPKGQAHTSDEQEEGIFAFSLSSGKSLSTESEEEFSDKFDLYSDVDVEGKPFPEELVTTLQREEDDRQLSIIEARLFTISRLKELLEERRSLKLKNNLLHKKCKDYLGRYKIMSYFEKPSGASIYDDKKYEDTLDTFKRIQSDTQISERHCRNELRELEEKYQDKLFIFEEIKQKFFLQQSELSESLEGKFPPKKIQFLMRRQEKRIKNLVKIRVAFFKLKNSLDRINHECDRMNDYGDGRTVNVYTNLLATKNSLGERLDEREEEVGRIRKQLWTMGPILAHVKETSRGLSLEIDEYLSKLKEMAGIADQSRTLVVKWRRKKDLVRKKFSKLYQTAFLLVNPKLSKFLLDSAEEHEFLKEEIKSMKLLETNHKS, from the exons ATGATGGAACATTCACCAGAGG ATGTGTCTTCGGATTCTGAAGAGGATCACAAAAAACGCCCCGAGTCCGAGGATTTCGATGATAAAGTCTCCCCCGACAAATTTATTCTCAGTCAATCCTCTGATACTTATTTCTACGATGAAGAAGAGAGGCCAAAAGGTCAAGCACACACGTCAGATGAACAAGAAGAGGGAATTTTTGCCTTCTCATTGTCATCAGGAAAATCTCTATCAACAGAAAGTGAAGAGGAATTCTCAGACAAGTTTGATTTATACTCAGACGTCGATGTAGAAGGGAAACCCTTTCCAGAAGAATTAGTAACGACTCTACAACGAGAGGAAGACGACAGACAATTGTCAATCATTGAAGCTAGACTGTTTACTATTTCTCGATTGAAAGAATTATTGGAGGAACGGAGATCCCTGAAACTGAAGAACAACTTGCTGCACAAAAAGTGCAAGGATTACTTGGGAAGATACAAAATCATGAGTTACTTTGAGAAACCCTCGGGTGCATCGATTTACGATGATAAAAA GTATGAAGATACTTTGGATACTTTTAAAAGAATACAATCAGACACACAAATTTCTGAACGACATTGTCGAAACGAACTCAGGGAATTGGAGGAGAAATATCAGGATAAACTATTCATCTTCGAAGAGATCAAGCAGAAATTCTTCCTGCAACAATCAGAACTGTCCGAGTCTCTGGAAGGAAAATTTCCCCCAAAGAAAATTCAGTTCTTGATGAGGAGGCAGGAGAAGAGGATAAAAAACCTGGTAAAAATCAGAGTTGCGTTTTTCAAGCTCAAGAATTCATTGGACAGAATTAATCATGAATGCGATCGGATGAATGATTATGGCGATGGTCGAACTGTCAATGTCTACACGAATCTTTTGGCTACGAAAAACAGTCTGGGGGAGAGGCTAGATGAACGTGAAGAGGAAGTTGGGAGGATTCGAAAGCAACTATGGACGATGGGAcca ATTTTAGCTCATGTGAAAGAAACCTCTCGTGGTCTATCTCttgaaattgatgaatatctatcgaaattgaaagaaatggCGGGGATTGCTGACCAAAGTAGAACGCTCGTAGTTAAATGGAGGAGAAAGAAGGACTTagtgagaaagaaattttcgaaattgtaTCAAACAGCGTTTCTTCTTGTAAATCCGAagttatcaaaatttttgttggatTCTGCAGAAGAGCACGAGTTCTTGAAAGAAGAAATTAAAAGTATGAAACTATTAGAGACAAATCATAAATCATGA